Below is a window of Cygnus atratus isolate AKBS03 ecotype Queensland, Australia chromosome 3, CAtr_DNAZoo_HiC_assembly, whole genome shotgun sequence DNA.
GGCTGGGCTGGGTTTTGGTGCCACCTGGTGGTCCGggaaggttttaaaaaatgcaggagGAATTTGTgcagaaaactacagaaaaaagtGCTGCAGGGCATCACAAAAGGGCCCATCTTGGAGCAGATCTCATTGCTGGGGGATGATTGCTGTCATTCCAACCCATGGATGCTTGGGAATGGCTCCCCTAGGGAGGTGGGACAGTCTGCTGCTTCTCATCCCATCTCCTGgatggcacagagctgcaggatcCTTCTCTGTGCCTCCAGGAGGGATTGGATCaagtcccagccctgctggtgtCACAGCTCCTAGCAAGGATTGACCCCAGCACAAATTAGTGGGAGCATCTCCAATGCCTGCTGGCTGCTAAGCAAGGAGCCCTgcttcagcacagcacagaaaggaaaaaataaataaataaaatgcactagaaaaaaaaaaaaagaaaaaaagaaaaaataaagccaggaACATGTGCATCAGGAATGAATAGGAAGCTGAGCACCATAAAATCTCTGTGGCGGCAGGGTGACTGAACCCCTGCTTCTGCACACCCGGTTGCCTAACAGGAGCCCGTGTGCTCGAGAAGCTTCCTCAACCCTTGCAGCTGCAAACAGAGGTTTGGGCAAGTGCCTCCTGGCTGGGGCTTCCAGCTGGGAACTGGTCTTGCCAAGGGATGCAGAAAAGTGGGGAGCAAACTGCAGCTGCATGCTGTCCTTTCTCACCACCTCGGAAAGGTTTCGTGCGTTATTCTTCTCGGGTCTCACTGTCACAGGTTGCTGTGGAGGTGTCGACATATTTTTAGGCACTTAAATGCACAAGTCTCGCTTTCGTCAGCAAGAACTTGCATTGCCATCCTCGGCTGGCTGTCTCTACAGGATTACAGGGACAGcaaggaggggcaggagggcgATGACTTGCTCCAGCCCATCTCCTGTGCAAAGGAAACGTGGCACTGGCTGATCCTGGAAACCTCCAGCTGGAGACGAGGATGGTGAAGGTTTGAGAGGCCTCCTGCATGATGAGCCCAGCTGGCTGTGCACACAAAggtgctgaaaagaaaagataggCAGAGCAGGAGCTAATGAGGAGCAGCTTTACGGTGGGATGACCCGGGGGAGCCAGGAGAGCATCTCGTGACAGCCACAGCGGCACGGGGGAAGCAGGCAGCTGCGGGTTCCTCCCAGGGCTCATTCCCAAGGTCTCACCACCCCCGCTGCCTCCTGAAGTGCTTTCCAGCCAAATATCTGATAAATTCAGtgagaggagggcagcaggttCGGCTTGGGAAGAGCAGATGGAAACGGTGAATGTGTTTTGTGCTAATTGCAGTAGAATCAGATGCACGTGTTTAAACTGAGACTTCAGGGTAGAATGACTCTGTCATGGGGCTTTGGAGAAGTcttttttggggaggaaagTCAGAAGTCGGGGTGTTTTCTAGCTGACTAGGTAGCAATTCAGCTAGATTGAAATGGGTTGTTAGCCATAGCCACTGGAACCGGCCCACCGAGATGTGTGGTGGACAGGGCCTGTGGCACCTTGGCCCCATACATCCACCAAGAGCCTGTAGGCCTCACCCGAGGGGCAAGTGGTGGCCCCATCTCACAGGCCTGAGTCTTTCCAGCATCAAATGAGGTCCTAACCCTGAACTGGCACCCACCCAAggaacaaacaccaaaaaaagtgAGGCTCTTCTGCTGGGAATGGCTGCGTCAGAGCCTGCCCCCCCTAACGTCACCCCCATAGCTTGGAGCATCCTCCTCCCTGGATGTCAAGCTGCACGTCCCAAGGTGAGCAGAGCCTGAATAAAAATTATCCCCGCTCCGAAAAGGATGCAGGATCCTGCCGGGAAAGCCAGGACCGGTATTTATGTACAAACATCTCAGGCGAACAGCCCTgacctcctcctctttcctccctgaAGGAGGCTTATTTTTTGCTTATCTCCGCATCCCTGGGGTAGCCCTATGAGGAGATATTCCGGGAGCCCGTTGCTGTTGTTTCCTTCGAGCACCATTTCCTTCAGCATGGGGTCAGCACCACCACCCTCTCCTGATGGGGGCCCCGTGGGTCGCCTGTGGTCCCTGGGGAGGCCTGGGGCTATCTCCAGGAGGACACCGGCTGGAGGAAGAAGCCAATGGTCCAGGAGCCGGGGCGGCTGGAGGGTGCTgggcaaggaagaaaaacaggaaggtgGTGGGAGATAAGGAGAAGAAGCTGGAAGAGGAATATAAGGGAATAATGGAGGGAaggatggaaattaaaattctcTTACTGCAGACAGAGAGGAAGCCACCAAGACAAAGGCAGGCCAGGAAAGTCTTTTGGACTGCTTGAAAGTCTCATGGTCTGCTGGGAGTGTGTTAGGTCTAAGACCTCTTCACTCCAGGAGGGCTTGTTGGGAATGGTCTCTGGCATGTACTGATGGACAAAATTTGCCCAAGGTTTGTAAGGCTCGGTGCTCCTTGGTTGGGGTTGAGAGCAAGGGCCTAGTCCTTAAAGAGTGTGGAGAAAGACACTTGTTTAATTCCCTCCTTGGTAGGAGGGACGATCTGGGTCCCATCTCTGGAGCAGGATGGGACATCATGTGGTGACAACATCTGCGTTATGGTAGCCAAACTACATTTCCAGACATGGCTTGGGCAGCCttgagaagaggagaggagggaaggaagagattGGCCACAGGTCTCCAGTTGATATCAGCAGAGGTGGGTTGGACCACAAACACGTGGTGGTGAGCCTGGTCAAACCAAGGGGAGAAAGCAGTCAGGGaaccccaggggctgtgtgatCCCTCGGCATCCATCTGGGTATCTCCAAGCAGTCCCTAGGGATGGGTACTGTGTGTCCTCATCTGATGGGTCTGGAGGTGGACATGAGACCACGTGGTGGGCATGACATGGAATGCGGAGATGAGGTGGAGGTGCCTGCGATGGGGAAGGACAAGCTCCCTCGTGGCCTTCTAGGTGGTAAAATGcctccaaaaagaaaatctgggtAGCTCCACACATGAAAACAGGCCTCCAGCCTGCCACAACAGAGACACTGTGGGTCTGGGAGAGAGCTCAGGAACCCGgcagccaccagctccagcacggACATTTCCACACCCTCATTTCCCTACCTGTAAGGCTGGAGACCCTGAAGTTGAAGGCATGAGAgatggagggagaagagaagatggggaggaggggacgCCGGTGGCCAGGCTGTTCTCCCCGGGGCACTGAGGAGGATGGTTTTGTGAATGGAAATTTTACCACTGCCTCCCCGCCCGGGGCTGTTATCTCTGCTGCTATTTCAGTCAGCAACAAGCAGGCGAGCCCGTGCCAGACCTGAGAGAGAAGCAACGGGAgagggtggggagctggggcagctcctctGTCGTCAGAAGACGCCGGCTCCAGCCAAGGTCTGCGCCGGTCCGGAGATAGCGGGGTCCTCTGGAGACGGGGCTCACTCCGGGGTCATTGAGCTAAGTGGGATCGGTGACAGGCTGCACATTAGGGCTGATAAGAGCTGGATAACAGTAGCCAAACTCCCACGGCCTCTGCAGGCACGGCCGGGCACCCTGGGGAccggtggaggaggaggctcagggtgACAGGGTGACCCCCTCCGATCTGTCTTCTCCAGGGACGGCGGGTGGGGAGGGAAATGAGTTCACATCCCCCCCCAGAGAAGGAAAGTTGCATGGTAAGAggtaaaaatagctttttttagatttttatttttttttcttttctggatggTATATGGAGGGATTTTCATGCTGACTGCTTCCTCTTTTCAACTTactcaagggaaagaaaatatatcaggGTCACGGGATGTTTCTGTGGGAGGTTTAATCACGtcaaaaatcactttctttgGTAGAGATGTCTCCAACAGTCCACATCCCAAGATAGTCTTTACTATTGCAAAGATATTATAAAGATAATATATTAAGGTATTTCTTATAAATCTAATAAATGGCATTTGACACCCTGGGGCATCTTCCTCAGCTTATCCCAGGACCAAGTGGAAGATCAGAGACACCCTGAGGTCTCATTCAGCCTCAATTCCTCCATCTCTTCATGAGCGTTCAGCTTTGGGACACTGCTTTATCTTTGCTTTAATCTTACAGATAGGTAAACTGAGGCAGGGAAGCCTGCAGAGCCGTTCAGAAGAACGGAGGCCAGCCCTCCATGTGACAGATCACATGCTGTAGGAACAGCTCTACACCGCAGCTGAACAAGCGCCAAACCTAAAATAAGATTATTTCCCACGGCGAGCCTTTATTGACCTCCTGTTTGCCATGACATGGGCTCAGGCAGGCTCAGCCCGGAATAAAACGCAGAGTTTTGATTCAGCAGTTGTGTCGCTGCCTGGAAGATGCATCAGCACTGGGGATGTTTTGGCACCAGCATCGGATGCACCATGAAAGTTAGATGTTACCGGTAATTGTTTTGTTCCATgtgttttttgattttgtggCTAAAGGAGTCCAAAGATCTAGTTTAGTCCCAGGATGTCTCAAGGAGGACGAGACACTGGGGGATGCCTCCTGTCTGTTCTCCCCATGCCTCATACAAGTGATTTCTACAGCTGATCATGGCTGAATGCTCATTTGGGATCTGTCTGCCTCCAGAAACATCGGCACACTCAGCAAATGCTTCCCCACGTGCTTATGGCAAAGCCATGCGCAGGCACTTCTGACTCTTATGGCTGCTGCTTATCGAGGGAAGGGAACCCCAATTTTGGTGGTTTTGCTGACCATGGGATCAAGTCTGCAGCCCCACAACCTTTTGCTGGGTGGTTGCTTGCTGGGCCCACAACAAGTTCCCAAAAGGCTTCGTGGTGCACTGATGCCTTGGCATTTACCATCTGCTACGTCAGGTTTTCCCTGCTAACAAGCACTGTTTTCCCCACATCACTCAAAAATCAACCCAGTCTTTTTTGATCCTTCCCCATGCAGATGTCACAAGCCTGCCTGTGTACTCACTGCCCCATTGCTgtagggaaaaggagaggggagggaaggaaaggaaaggaggaaggcagTGCGTGCTCTGCTCCCCGGTGTTTAACCTCGTGAGTGCAAAGGACAGTCCCAGGaacagggagcagggctgccagctCGGGTGGCGTGACCCCTGGGGACAGCTTGCTGCTCACACAGACGCATGTGCACAGCAGGttgaaaaatattgtcttttcaaggaaaaaaggatGGCTTTTTTGCTCCGTGTGAGAGCTGCCTTGTTTCTGTTCCCGATGACGTGTGGCAGTTTGTCCTCTGACACTGGGCCCATATATTTCTGTCCTGTTCCTAATTCTGTGTGCACATGCAAGCTGGCCAGCCTTTATGTTACCCAGTCCATGGCCCTTACCCCAATTTCATTCCCCCTGGTGCACTTACCACCCACCCCGAGCAGGTCACCCTTTGGTGACCACAAGCCACAAGGGCAGAGAACAGCAAAGGGAAGAGCAAGAAGCGCCTGGGCAAGGACACAACGGGACGTGGCTCTGCCCTCTGCCACGCTGCCAACCCTGCAGTTCAGCTGGACCACTTATCTTTTGGGTGTTTGAGTTTGGAAGACCTTTCATGAGCTAAGTGAAGCTCTCCTCTTCAATCTCCTGGACAGTGGAAGGACAAGGTGGCAAGTGTCTTCTGTTCTCAAGAGCTGGACATGGATGCATTGTCCTTATGTACAGAAAGGAGAGAATTTCCAGAAAAACGAGTCACCCGCCCTGCCAAGGGTATTTATTGGTTTTATAACACCACTTTCCTTTACAAACCTCATTTATTGAGCTAAGGATGACCACAGCCATCATGAGAGCATTGCTGTTGCAGGCTCGTCCACGCAAAACCCACTCGCCTCTCCCACGCTCGAGGCACAGGATGTGTCCCCACAcattttggggtttgtttttgtctcaGGGTGGTCCAGCTGGTGGCCTGGGGGCTGGCAGTGGCTGGTGGGATGGCTCTGCCTGGCCTCAGAAGGCATTTTGAAGGTTTTTCCATACGTGACCCTGGTGGTGCCGACTCTGATCGGAGCCTGGCAATGGACTGAAGAGCTGTGCTGGATTTCTGTTCCTCCTGTCTTCTCCAAAGACTGGGAAAAGCAGGTTtcaggctctgctctgcaaaacAGGGTTGTGGGCCAAGACCCTGCCTTCCCAGGGCTTGAAAAAACTCAACGAGATGCAGTTGACAACTGGGATCATACCCCGTGGGGTCTTGCTAGCCCAGCCAATATCCTTGCAGAAGGTCTTTCCATTTGTACATACACCCATATGAATTGAGAGAGATGTTTTCAGGAAGCAGGTTTTAGGATCTTACCCAAGGAATTCAGGATGGTCCCCAGTGGGCCAGCAGGCTGCAGATCCAACACAACTACGTTGTGAACGCattcctcccccccaaaaaatatttttctctcctttcataGGGCACAGGGTGGGCGAAGGACAGGGTGGTTGGGCTTTCATACCCACGCacctcccctccatcccccctctcttccccatcaccttccccagccccttcccctcttctcGGCCCCGATAAGCCGgcatgtggaaaaaatgttgtCACACATATCTCACTTCCAGCGCGTGGGAGTCGCTGATAGCGGCCCGAAGATCTGGACAATAACGCCTCCTGACAGCTCCCGTGTCCCTCCCAGGCCTGAGGAAGGGTCCTGCTCCACTGAACACTGCGGGTTGGAGGAGCGATGTTTGGTGGAGCTGACGGCCCATTTCCATGGGGAAATGAGGATGGAGAGGAGAACAGGCTCATCCAGCACCCCTCCTCAGGGGGCTTTCCCCAAATTCAGCCCTGCATTTCGTCCCAGGACGTCTCCAGGCCAAGAGCCACAAGCTTTCAGCGGTGTTTGTCTTGGAGCCCTCCACCGGCTCCATCCCTGCAGAGAGCGGGGCTGTGTGGCCCCCGCGCTGTCGTTCCTCCACGTGGCGCTCCCGAAAGAGCCCCGAGTGCCTCGCCAAGAGGatgaagtcatttatttatgCCTGGACAATGTGCTTCGGTACACGCCGAGCCATCGGCGCTGACCTACAGACACGCTTCTGCGCTGACGTGGATGAGGAGAGGTCAGCACGGAGCAGCCTCCATGGCCGTACCCTTTCCCACAGGGGCATCCAAATAGGACATCCAtttattcacattaaaaagGTGCCGGGGCATTGCTGGCAGGGTTCATTTAACAGACACAAGTGTCTCCATGGTGCCTGGTCGGCTTGgctcccttctccttctgcagAGATAAGAAAACTTTTGTAAGACGTGATTCTTGGTGCTCAGAGCCCATTCCTTTGGCTCTCAGGGGAGCCAGGGAGGCCAGAGGAAATGGAGACCTTTGTGCTGTAGGTATTTGGATCGCTCACCCCGCATGAGGCTCGGTTCTGCTGGGATGGGAAAGGCCATCCCGAAACAGCAGCTAGGTGTGGAGGAGCCCCTGAAGGTGACCCAGATTTTAAAGCATTCCTAATTTTTCAAGATCTATTTGATTTTTACTCAAAatgctattctttttttccaagtggaaaaatcaattttaaaaatttccagCTGGAAAGAGAACCACTCAGTGTTTACATTACTGCCCCATGCCTTGAGGGCTGTAGTCCCAAATCCCCTTTTTCCTCTAGAGCAGGGTCTCCAAAGTGGGTCATGGACAAGATAACCTGTTGGggtgcaggaagaaaatactttcacaccaccaataaataaaatactatatTATTTCATCtcatccttttttaatttatattttcatgtatGTTTGATAATGTATTCAATATGGTAGTACAGTATTACATGTAGATAATGTCATAAATCCAGAAACATATGCATATTGGAGGTTCAcgctgaaaaatattttaccaattGGGTGCACGGTCAGAAACATTTAGAGATTATGGCTCTCTGGGGCTGCCTTTCTCCTTGGGCTGCAGCTCGCACGTCCCAAAGACTATTCTCTCCCCATGGCAGTATTGTAGGAGAGAGGAAGCACAGTCTGATTTGGGGTTTGtctaaaaatattgatttattttctgatcaAACCCTAATTTTGGGGAGAGAAGAAGAATGAGTGGCGTTAGGGGTTATTGCTGTTTTATGGAGGATGAAGGTTTTCTGTCCCAAGGTGGAAAAGAATTGCCAAGATCCTTTGGAGGAGGACCCGATGCTCCATCTCAAAACCATTTCCATGGTAAatctgcagccagccctgcctgagagcacctccagccccactTTGAGCAGGGaaccacctccctccctccacccgCAGGGCTTGGCCTCCTCCTTTGATGGCAAGGGGTCCTTCTGAACCCTTCGCAGATAGTCCCGTAGGATTTTCCAGGTTGCCTGCCCGGAACGGGAGAGGTTAAACTCAGCAGAAGCAGGGCGACAGGGCACAGAGGCGCTTTCTTCTCGGCTGATAGCTGGCTCCATCCTGCTGGGAGCAATTTCCCGGCGCGGCTCCTGCCAGGAGCGGCTTCCAGCAgcgagcacacacacacactcacacgcACTCACACGCACGCGTCCGTCCGGGTGTGCTTCTCACAAGGCTCACATTCAGGCTCtccccacctccttcccctcgCAGCCCCGGCACCGGCACGGTCCCCAAGATCTCATCCTGCCCCTGATAAGGCGCGGAGGCGGCTGCGAAAGGAAGGCTCCCAGTTGCTCCCGGCGCCAGGCTGGGTAGAGACAGACGTGTCCAaccctcacctcctcctgcagctccttctcctcctcagaGCCAAAAACAAATGACATCAGCCcctcgtgtcccccccccagcatccctATCAGCCCCACGGAGAGGCGGGCGCTTGGAGGagcgaggaggaagaggggggaaaaagagggaagaagaaggCTGGAGCTGGAAGTTGGTTACTTTGGCAAACGGACAAAGTTCTGCAAAACCTCACCGGCCAGACTTCAAAAAGGTGGAAAACTGGAGGCTTGCTGCCGGCAGGTCCCATTATCGGGGGAGCCTTATCTGCTCGATGGGGCTGATGGCTCGAGCGAGCTGGGGCGGCTGCTAACCTCTGGCTGAGCTTTGCGAGGTCCCCGAGGAGCTGCACCATCActcagaggagagcagcagcgtCCAGGAGATGGGACCACGTGAAGGCACTGGTTGTGCAGCCCGTGGGGTGAgaggagccaggctggggatACTGCGAGCCCCGGAGCTCGTGGGCACCCCGTCCCTCGTTGATTTAATTCGCGGTGATAGGAGGAGCTCAGCTCTGGAGCTTCAAGCATGGAGTTTagatggaggggaaggtgggGCAGATCTCCCCGGGTGTCAACCAGTGCAGCCCAGTCACTGGTTTCactgttttccctctgtttcctCCAGGACAGGACTGGTCCCTCGGGCAGACTGCAGAGTGGGTTGGCCACTCTGGGTCTCTGCTGTGGGTAGCTGGGGGTCTCGCAGCCCCAGGAAGCTTTTGGGTGAGAATTTTGGCTCACCCCCAGATACTACACGTGGTGTTTCCAGGAGATGAGCCTTCCAGCTTCTCTCTTGAGGAGACTTTCGTATCCCTTGGTGCCCTCTCCCCTCGCACTTCCAAGACATTTCTGTTCTTGCTCACCCTGTGTCACCTCTCTTAGGTAATGTCCTGTTCCTGGGAGTCCTGCTCCAGAGCACATCATAGTGGGCAGCTCCCCATCCTTCTTAGCACCACGGTTGACCACATTTACTCCCTGGTGTAAAGGGTGTAAAGCGTGGACCACCTGGCCATAGCCCATTCCTACTCATACCTCCACCCACCAGCTCAGCATATGCAGGAGAAGAGGCAGCCCCTCATGTGGTGCTAGGATATggtctgaaatgcaaaaatttactttttcactTCCTAAAACTCCCTGCATGGATGAGGGGTGAAACTCTACCCGTGCTTCCAGCCCGTGCCAGCTGTCCCTCCTCCAGACACAACCCTGCCACAGCGTGGAACCAAAGCTCCTCCACCAGGCAGTTTCCATGCAGACATCATGTTTCAGGGTGGAAAAGGGAAAGTTTagcctcctttttccttcccttcccttcctgctgcagaaacagaggagcaggctggggctgccaccTGCTGTCACCAAGCCTGACCTAACCCTGCCTGGGCTCCCTGGCTGAGACTGTGGTCTGCTGGCCCCAAGGTCTCCTTCTCTTTCACAAGCATATCCATCATTTCTCCTCTGGCAGGAgttttctccattattttttttccttctaagcaaacagcatttcttcagcTATTTAACTACCCTCAAAAACTGAGTGCTTCCTAAATGTCATCATCCAGAGCCCATCCAAAGCCCTGCTGGTGGCTTTGGTCCTCTTCTTCTGCCCCATGCACACAACCAGGCTCAGCCCAGAGTGTCTCCTGCTAGcaaatgaaggcaaaaaaaacctccttttgactccttttgtttttatcatcaCCCTCACGGGTAGTTTCTCTTTTGATGTAAACCTCCCGCTGTGCAAGCAAGATCTCACATGAGAGTTGCTCCATGCAGAAACAAAATCGTGGATTCCCAGAACTGTAGATAGAGCAGGAGAAGTGGTTGACAATGGCTGTGACAAGCAGTGGCATGGTCTAGGAGAGAGGATGCACGGCTGGTTTGGGCAAGGCCCATGGAAGGACACCGACCTCCCCGTGGTCCTCTGCCACATCTGCAGACGCTTTGGCCACCCCGGTGCATCCCATCCTCCCTCCATGACTCCGTGTGGGCAAAGGAACCAAACCCCAAGCGTGGGGCAGGACAATCCTTCTCAGGGGGGAACGCAGCTGCACTCCAGACGCAGGAGGATATAGAAAACCAAGAGGTTTATTGGTGATGGACCAACCCAGCTGTGGATGTGGATGGCAGTGTCTGACAGCAGCTCCTACGGACAGTTTTGGTGCCCAGGGTGCCGGATCTGTCCCACTATGGTCGCTCTCACCTGCAGCAGCGCAGGCGGCCgttgctgcagctcccagcccagcgcTCCATGTGGAAGCAGAGCCTCCGGCAGTGCCCGTGGTTGTTCCTGCACTGCTGGCTGTCCGAAAGGCCTCTTGCTGCAGGGGGAAAAGAGGATGGAGACACACGCTTAGCGGACCTGGGAACCCACCTGGAGCTCCCCATGGTGTCACTGGCTGAGCAACCAGTGCTTGAGGCTGGAACCAGGAGCTTCAGCTGGCTTCGTGGTGAAGGGCAGA
It encodes the following:
- the LOC126913237 gene encoding gallinacin-13, which codes for MRILQLLFAIVVILLLQDVPARGLSDSQQCRNNHGHCRRLCFHMERWAGSCSNGRLRCCR